A segment of the Geoglobus ahangari genome:
AGCAGGGACGAGCTTGAGAGCATTCTAAATCTCGCTGACAGCTACGACCTCGTTGTAACCACAGGCGGGACGTCGGTAGGGAAGAGGGACATCATCTACCCCGTTCTCGGGGACATTGGTGAGGTGCTCTTCAGGGGGATCTCCCTCAGGCCGGGAAAGCCGACAGTGGGGGCGGTTGTTGGCTCAACCCCGGTTCTCGCACTTCCCGGATTTCCGGCGGCATGCGTGGCCTCGGCGTACCTCCTTCTAAGGCCCGCGATACGCAGGATGCTCCACGTGAATGGGGATGTTTCGTTTTTCGCGAAGCTCTCGGACAGCGTTTACTCAAAGCCGGGCTTCACGAGCTTTGTTAGGCTCTCGGTTGACTTCGAAACGATGCTCGCCCGTCCGGTGTCATCCTACGGCTCTGGCATACTCAGCAGCATCACAAAGGCGAATTGCTATACGATAATTGACGAGAACACCGAAGTCGTGGAAGCGGGCGAAATGGTCAGAGTTTATCCTCTTTAGCAAACACATCAATCGTTAAAAAAGAAAATCCTTAAATATCACTTCACTCACGAGTGGTTGAGTTCCTTAGTATCATCTTTTATGGGGTGAAACGGCATGGAGAAAACAGAGATCCTTAGGAAAATAAAGGAGACCGAGCAGAAAATCGAGGAAGAGATAAAGCAGGCTGAAGAGGAGAAAAAGAGGAAGATTTTCGCCGCCAAGGAGGAGGCAAGGAAGATCATCGAGGATGCGAACAAAGAGGCCGAGAAGATAAAGCAGGAGATCATAGAGAAGGCCAAGGCAGAGGTTGAGAAGGAGAAGGAGAAGATCAGGGAGCAGAAACTCGCAGAGATCAACGAGATGGTGAGAAAGGGAGAGTCGAGGATTGGAGAGGTCGTTGAGGAGCTCTACAACGAGTTTGTGAGGATGATCGAAAATGCTTGAGCCTGTAAGGATGGTTAAGGTTTCCGTAGTGGGGCCGAAGGAGTACCTCGAGGTTACTTCAGACATCCTTTACAGGCTCAACAAGCTTCACATTGAGGATTACGGGGAGGAGGACGAGTACTTCAAAATAGGGGAGCCGCTCGAGAAAGCTTCGAAACTCTCCAAGTTCCTCGTTTCTGTAAGGTCTCTTCTAGCTCATGCCGGGGTTAAGGACGGCTACGAGCCGAAGAAGGTGTTCAGCGTAAAGGAGCTTGACAGGGAGCTCGACACGAAGGTATCGGAGCTTGAGGAGCTGATAAACTCGAGAGTGAGCAGGATCAAGGAGATCGAGGACAGACTCAGGAAAATTGGAGATGAGAGGAGGAGCATCCTCCCCCTGAAGGCTCTCGGAGTTCCGGCCAACCTCCTCAGGGGCTACAAGACCCTCGAGGTCTATGTGGGCTTCGCCAAGGCGAACCCGTTTGAGAAGATAATGGAGGTCACCAAGGAGTTCGAGATATTCACCGCCGAGTATGAGGGCGAGCTGGTTGTAGCCGTCCTCGTGAAGAAGGATTACGCTGAGGAGGTCTTCAAGGTTCTTCAGGAGTTCGCCTTCAGGGAGATTTCCGTTCCCGAGATTGACGTTGACTACGACACGAGGCTCAGGGAGCTTGACGAGGAAGAGGAGAGGCTGAGGTCTGAGCTGGAGAAACTCAATCAGGAGATTGAGAGGTATGAGAGCGAGAACCTCGACCTCCTGCTTGCGCTCGAGGAGCACCTGAGCATAGAGCTCGAGAAAAGTGAGCTTCCGCTCAGGGCTGCCACATCCAAATACGCGTTCGTGCTCGTAGGCTACGTGCCCGAGGAGTCTTACGAGGAGTTTGAGAGCACGGTAAAGGCCAAGACCAACGGGAAGGTTGTTGCCGTGAAGATCAAGGACGAGAAGTTCGAGCCACCAACCGCAATGAAGAATCCCGCGTTTGCAAAGCCATTCGAGCTGCTGACAACTTCCTACGCAGTCCCCAAGTACACGGAGATCGACCCGACGCTCATCATGTCCATCTTCTTCCCGATATTCTTCGGCTTCATGCTCGGAGACATTGGTTACGGTATCGTCATTCTCGCCCTCGGGCTCTGGCTTTCGACCAAGTTCAAGACCGAGGGCTGGCAGGCACTCCTCAGAGTCCTCAACTACTCTGCAATCTCCACGATAGTGTTTGGCCTGGTGTATGGCGAGTTCTTCGGGTTCGAGCTGTTCGGTCACGAAACGCTGTTCGCCAAGCTCTTCGGTCACGAGAGTGCGATAGCCCACATGTTTGCCGAGATGCCCCACGTCAACAGGCTTGAGAAAGCGCCGGCAATTCTCGTGCTGACGATTGCCATAGGTGTCTTCCACATGGCCATGGCCTACGTGATTGGAATCAGGAACGTGGCGAAGGAGCACGGGTGGAGGCACGCGATTGAGGAGAAGTTCAACTGGCTGATGGCTCTGATCAGCATCGCGCTGATAATCACCGGCTTCATCCTGAACAACATGGCCGGAAAGACAGCCTTTGAGCTCAACTTAGCATACATCGCGGCAGTGCCGTTCATAATCATCTGGGCTGTGCTGACGATAATCGGCGAGGGTCCGATGTTCCTCATCGAGTACCTGACGCTGCTCAGCAACACGATCAGCTACGCTCGATTGCTCGCTGTGGGTCTCGCCAGTGTCGGCTTTGCCGTTGCCTTCAACTACATGGCGTTCGAGATGCTCTGGCCCTCCGG
Coding sequences within it:
- the ahaH gene encoding ATP synthase archaeal subunit H, with product MEKTEILRKIKETEQKIEEEIKQAEEEKKRKIFAAKEEARKIIEDANKEAEKIKQEIIEKAKAEVEKEKEKIREQKLAEINEMVRKGESRIGEVVEELYNEFVRMIENA
- a CDS encoding V-type ATP synthase subunit I, producing MLEPVRMVKVSVVGPKEYLEVTSDILYRLNKLHIEDYGEEDEYFKIGEPLEKASKLSKFLVSVRSLLAHAGVKDGYEPKKVFSVKELDRELDTKVSELEELINSRVSRIKEIEDRLRKIGDERRSILPLKALGVPANLLRGYKTLEVYVGFAKANPFEKIMEVTKEFEIFTAEYEGELVVAVLVKKDYAEEVFKVLQEFAFREISVPEIDVDYDTRLRELDEEEERLRSELEKLNQEIERYESENLDLLLALEEHLSIELEKSELPLRAATSKYAFVLVGYVPEESYEEFESTVKAKTNGKVVAVKIKDEKFEPPTAMKNPAFAKPFELLTTSYAVPKYTEIDPTLIMSIFFPIFFGFMLGDIGYGIVILALGLWLSTKFKTEGWQALLRVLNYSAISTIVFGLVYGEFFGFELFGHETLFAKLFGHESAIAHMFAEMPHVNRLEKAPAILVLTIAIGVFHMAMAYVIGIRNVAKEHGWRHAIEEKFNWLMALISIALIITGFILNNMAGKTAFELNLAYIAAVPFIIIWAVLTIIGEGPMFLIEYLTLLSNTISYARLLAVGLASVGFAVAFNYMAFEMLWPSGPVGIIAAIIVFALGHVINILLGILDPGLQSLRLHYVEFFVKFFEGGGRLYSPFGRKRKYTKED